Genomic window (Escherichia fergusonii ATCC 35469):
TTGATATCCGGTGGGCGTGGTGGAGTACCGGAAATAGGTTGCATCATCACTTATCCTTAAATCATAAATCTTCGTAAGTATGCCTGACGGCGAGATTATGGCACACTTGCCCGGTTAACTCTCGTTCTCAAACAGGTAACACAAACGTGAAAATCCTTGTTGATGAAAATATGCCTTATGCCCGCGAATTATTTAGTCGCCTGGGGGAAGTGAAAGCAGTTCCTGGCCGCCCGATTCCCGTCGCTCAACTGGCAGACGCGGATGCGCTGATGGTGCGTTCGGTCACCAAAGTGAATGAATCTTTGCTGGCAGGAAAACCCATTAAATTTGTTGGCACTGCCACAGCGGGGACCGACCATGTCGATGAAGCATGGTTAAAGCAGGCGGGAATTGGTTTTTCCGCAGCACCTGGCTGTAATGCGATTGCGGTGGTGGAATATGTTTTCTCCTCACTGCTGATGCTTGCTGAACGCGATGGATTTTCACTGCATGAGCGTACCGTGGGGATCGTGGGCGTTGGTAACGTTGGTCGGCGTTTACAGGCACGACTGGAAGCGCTGGGGATCAAAACCTTGCTTTGCGATCCGCCGCGTGCCGATCGTGGGGATGAGGGCGATTTCCGTTCGTTGGATGAATTAGTCCAGCATGCGGATATCCTGACATTCCATACGCCACTCTTTAAAGATGGACCGTACAAAACGCTACATCTGGCGGATGAAAAACTGATCCGCAGCCTGAAGCCGGGAGCGATCTTGATTAACGCCTGCCGTGGCGCAGTCGTCGATAATACTGCCCTGTTGACCTGTCTGAATGAAGGGCAGAAGTTAAGCGTAGTGCTGGATGTCTGGGAAGGCGAACCGGAACTCAACGTAGAATTGCTGAAAAAAGTGGATATCGGCACGCCGCATATTGCGGGTTACACCCTCGAAGGTAAAGCCCGTGGCACGACGCAAGTGTTTGAAGCCTATAGCAAGTTTATTGGGCATGAACAACACGTTGCGCTGGATACGTTGCTACCCGCACCAGAGTTTGGTCGCATTACGCTGCATGGTCTGCTCGATCAACCGACGCTGAAAAGGCTGGTGCATTTGGTGTATGATGTGCGCCGCGATGACGCACCGCTGCGTAAAGTCGCCGGAATACCGGGTGAGTTCGATAAACTGCGCAAAAACTATCTTGAGCGCCGTGAATGGTCATCTCTGTATGTGATTTGTGATGACGCCAGTGCGGCATCATTGCTGTGTAAACTGGGTTTTAACGCCGTTCATCATCCGGCACGTTAATCTCTTCTTCATGCTCTCTGCTGTAACATTGGCAGAGAGCTTTGCTATTTCTGGAGTAAACCACCATGTCTGAAGGCTGGAACATTGCCGTCCTGGGCGCAACTGGCGCTGTGGGCGAAGCCCTGCTTGAAACGCTGGCTGAACGTCAGTTCCCGGTTGGGGAAATTTATGCACTGGCACGTAACGAAAGCGCAGGCGAACAACTGCGCTTTGGTGGTAAGACAATCACCGTGCAAGATGCCGCTGAATTCGACTGGACGCAGGCGCAACTGGCGTTTTTTGTCGCAGGCAAAGAAGCCACCGCTGCCTGGATTGAAGAAGCGACCAACTCAGGTTGCCTGGTGATCGACAGCAGCGGATTGTTTGCTCTCGAACCTGACGTACCGCTGGTGGTGCCGGAAGTTAACCCGTTTGTACTGACCGATTACCGCAACCGAAATGTCATCGCCGTACCGGACAGCCTGACCAGCCAGTTGTTGGCAGCACTGAAACCGTTAATCGATCAGGGCGGTTTGTCACGTATCAGCGTCACCAGCCTGATTTCTGCCTCCGCCCAGGGTAAAAAAGCGGTCGATGCGTTAGCAGGGCAGAGCGCGAAACTGTTGAACGGCATTCCGATTGATGAAGAGGATTTCTTTGGTCGTCAGCTGGCGTTCAACATGCTGCCGTTACTGCCGGATAGCGAAGGTAGCGTGCGTGAAGAACGTCGTATCGTTGACGAAGTACGCAAAATCCTGCAAGACGAAGGGCTGATGATTTCGGCAAGTGTTGTTCAGGCACCGGTATTTTACGGTCATGCCCAGATGGTCAACTTTGAAGCTCTACGTCCGCTGGCGGCAGAAGAAGCGCGTGATGCGTTTGCTCAAGGCGAAGATATTGTGCTCTCTGAAGAGAACGAATTCCCGACGCAGGTGGGGGATGCTTCTGGTACGCCGCATCTTTCCGTTGGCTGCGTACGTAATGACTACGGTATGCCGGAACAAGTCCAGTTCTGGTCGGTGGCCGATAACGTTCGCTTTGGCGGCGCGCTGATGGCAGTAAAAATCGCCGAGAAACTGGTGCAGGAGTATCTGTACTAATGTCCGACCAGCAACAACCGCCAGTTTATAAAATTGCGCTGGGCATTGAGTACGACGGCAGTAGGTATTACGGCTGGCAACGGCAGAATGAAGTACGCAGTGTGCAGGAGAAGCTGGAAAAGGCGCTCTCCCAGGTGGCGAACGAACCCATCACCGTCTTCTGCGCCGGACGTACTGACGCAGGCGTACACGGTACAGGGCAGGTTGTGCATTTCGAAACGACCGCGCAGCGCAAAGACGCTGCGTGGACGTTGGGCGTAAATGCGAATTTACCTGGTGACATCGCCGTGCGTTGGGTTAAAGCTGTACCTGATGATTTTCATGCCCGATTTAGCGCCACGGCTCGCCGTTATCGCTACATCATCTACAATCATCGGCTGCGTCCGGCAGTGCTGAGTAAAGGGGTAACCCATTTTTACGAACCGCTGGACGCTGAACGGATGCATCGGGCCGCGCAATGCCTGCTGGGCGAGAATGATTTCACCTCGTTCCGTGCGGTGCAGTGCCAGTCCCGAACCCCGTGGCGCAATGTTATGCATATTAACGTCACGCGTCACGGTCCTTATGTGGTGGTAGATATCAAAGCAAATGCCTTTGTACATCATATGGTCAGGAATATTGTCGGCAGCCTGATGGAAGTCGGTGCCAACAACCAGCCGGAGAGCTGGATAGCAGAACTGCTGGCAGCAAAGGACAGAACGCTGGCGGCAGCAACGGCAAAAGCGGAAGGACTATATCTGGTTGCGGTGGATTACCCTGACCGGTTTGATCTTCCAAAACCGCCAATGGGCCCGCTATTTCTGGCGGACTAACGAGAATAATGCTCGGAACATTTCAGGCTGTAGCCAACGTAGTTACAGCCTGAAAGATGACGAGTACAAGGCATAGGCTAATATGGACCTGATTTATTTCCTCATCGATTTTATCCTGCACATTGACGTGCATCTGGCAGAACTGGTCGCAGAGTATGGCGTCTGGGTTTATGCGATTTTGTTCTTAATTTTGTTTTGTGAAACCGGTCTGGTGGTAACGCCGTTTTTACCGGGTGATTCATTGCTGTTTGTTGCTGGTGCGTTGGCATCACTGGAAACCAACGATCTCAACGTCCATATGATGGTGGTGCTGATGCTGATCGCCGCGATTGTGGGTGACGCAGTGAACTACACCATTGGACGGTTATTTGGTGACAAACTGTTCAGTAATCCGGATTCGAAAATCTTTCGTCGCAGTTATCTTGATAAGACTCATCAGTTTTACGAGAGACATGGCGGCAAAACGATTATTCTCGCCCGTTTTGTACCGATCGTCAGAACGTTCGCGCCGTTCGTTGCGGGAATGGGCCACATGTCGTATCGTCATTTCGCCGCTTTTAACGTCATCGGCGCGTTGCTATGGGTACTGATTTTTACCTACGCGGGTTATTTCTTCGGAACGCTCCCCTTCATTCAGAGCAACCTTAAACTGATGATTGTTGGCATTATTTTTGTTTCAATATTGCCAGGTGTCTTCGAATTTATCCGTCACAAACGCGCTGCGGCACGCGCCGCAAAATAAAAAGTAACTCCGCGGTTCGACCACTTTTTTATCCAAAGTTTCGGGCTGTTATGTTTTAATGTGCAACATTCATGGTCTGTTGGGGGCAAAAATGGCATTATGCGTCCCCAAAGATAAAACTGGCATCGAACCAGGTTCAGACAGAAAGGTCCCTAATGAGCTGGATTGAACGAATTAAAAGCAACATTACTCCCACCCGCAAGGCGAGCATTCCTGAAGGGGTGTGGACTAAGTGTGATAGCTGCGGTCAGGTTTTATACCGCGCTGAGCTGGAACGTAATCTTGAGGTCTGTCCGAAGTGTGACCATCACATGCGTATGACAGCGCGTAATCGCCTGCATAGCCTGTTAGATGAAGGAAGCCTTGTGGAGCTGGGTAGCGAGCTTGAGCCGAAAGATGTGCTGAAGTTTCGTGACTCCAAGAAGTATAAAGACCGTCTGGCTTCTGCGCAGAAAGAAACCGGCGAAAAAGATGCGCTGGTGGTGATGAAAGGCACCCTGTATGGAATGCCGGTTGTCGCTGCGGCATTCGAGTTCGCCTTTATGGGCGGTTCCATGGGGTCTGTGGTAGGTGCACGTTTCGTACGTGCTGTTGAGCAGGCGCTGGAAGATAACTGCCCCCTGATCTGCTTCTCCGCCTCTGGTGGCGCACGTATGCAGGAAGCACTAATGTCGCTGATGCAGATGGCGAAAACCTCTGCGGCGCTGGCAAAAATGCAGGAGCGCGGCTTGCCGTACATCTCCGTGCTGACCGACCCGACCATGGGCGGTGTTTCTGCAAGTTTCGCCATGCTGGGCGATCTCAACATTGCTGAACCGAAAGCGTTAATCGGCTTTGCCGGTCCGCGTGTTATCGAACAGACCGTTCGCGAAAAACTGCCGCCAGGATTCCAGCGCAGTGAATTCCTGATCGAGAAAGGTGCGATCGACATGATCGTCCGTCGTCCGGAAATGCGCCTGAAACTGGCGAGCATTCTGGCGAAGTTGATGAATTTGCCAGCGCCGAATCCTGAAGCGCCGCGTGAAGGCGTAGTGGTGCCACCGGTACCGGATCAGGAACCTGAGGCCTGATAACTGATAAGGGCAGGGCCACTGGCTCTGCCCTTTTGCTATTCTCACCGTAACGAATCAGCGGATACCATGATTATCAAACGCACTCCTCAAGCCGCGTCGCCTCTGGCTTCGTGGCTTTCTTATCTGGAAAACCTGCACAGTAAAACTATCGATCTTGGCCTTGAGCGCGTAAGTCAGGTCGCGGCACGTCTTGGCGTTCTGAAACCAGCGCCATTTGTATTTACCGTTGCGGGTACGAATGGCAAAGGCACCACCTGCCGTACGCTGGAGTCGATTCTGATGGCGGCAGGGTACAAAGTGGGCGTCTACAGTTCGCCGCATCTGGTGCGTTATACCGAGCGCGTTCGTGTGCAGGGCCAGGAATTGCCGGAATCGGCCCACACAGCCTCTTTTGCGGAGATTGAATCGGCACGCGGTGATATTTCCCTGACCTATTTCGAGTACGGTACGCTGTCGGCGTTGTGGCTGTTCAAACAGGCACAACTAGACGTGGTGATCCTGGAAGTAGGGCTGGGCGGACGTCTGGATGCAACCAATATTGTCGATGCTGATGTTGCGGTGGTGACCAGCATTGCGCTGGATCATACCGACTGGTTGGGGCCAGATCGCGAAAGCATTGGTCGTGAGAAAGCAGGGATTTTCCGCAATGAAAAACCGGCAATTGTCGGAGAGCCTGAAATGCCTTCTACCATTGCTGATGTGGCGCAGGAAAAAGGCGCACTGCTACAACGTCGGGGCATTGAGTGGAATTATTCCGTCAGCGACAATGACTGGACGTTTAGCGATGCTTACGGCACGCTGGAAAATCTGCCGTTGCCGCTTGTCCCGCAACCGAATGCCGCAACGGCGCTGGCGGCACTGCGTGCCAGCGGGCTGGAGGTCAGTGAAAATGCCATTCGCGACGGGATTGCCAGCGCAATTTTGCCAGGACGTTTCCAGATTGTGAGCGAGTCGCCACGCGTTATTTTTGATGTCGCGCATAATCCACATGCGGCGGAATATCTCACCGGGCGTATGAAAGCGTTACCGAAAAACGGGCGCGTGCTGGCGGTTATCGGTATGCTACATGATAAAGATATTGCCGGAACTCTGGCCTGGTTGAAAAGCGTGGTTGATGACTGGTATTGTGCGCCACTGGAAGGGCCGCGCGGTGCCACGGCAGAACAACTGCTTGAGCATTTGGGTAACGGCAAATCATTTGATAGCGTGGCGCAGGCATGGGATGCCGCAATGGCGGACGCTAAAGCGGAAGATACCGTGCTGGTGTGTGGTTCGTTCCACACGGTCGCACATGTCATGGAAGTGATTGACGCGAGGAGAAGCGGTGGCAAGTAAGTTTCAGAATCGGTTAGTGGGTACGATCGTGCTGGTGGCGCTGGGGGTGATTGTACTTCCAGGGTTGCTGGACGGGCAGAAAAAACATTATCAGGATGAGTTCGCGGCTATCCCGCTGGTGCCAAAAGCGGGCGATCGCGATGAGCCTGATATGATGCCAGCCGCCACCCAGGCGCTGCCGACGCAGCCGCCGGAAGGCGCAGCGGAAGAGGTGCGGGCAGGTGATGCTGCCGCGCCGTCGCTCGATCCGGCCACTATTGCAGCCAATAACACCGAGTTTGAACCGGAACCTGCACCGGTCATCCCACCGAAGCCGAAACCGGTGGAGCCGCCTAAGCCGAAGGTTGAAGCACCACCTGCGCCGAAGCCGGTCGTGGAAGAAAAAGCCGCCCCGACGGGTAAAGCCTATGTTGTACAACTGGGGGCACTGAAAAATGCCGATAAAGTGAATGAGATTGTCGGTAAGCTGCGCGGTGCCGGTTATCGGGTTTATACGTCGCCATCCACGCCAGTGCAGGGTAAAATTACCCGTATTCTGGTTGGGCCGGATGCCTCGAAAGATAAGCTGAAAGGTTCGCTGGGTGAGTTGAAGCAACTTTCTGGCTTAAGCGGCGTGGTAATGGGTTATACACCGAATTAATACGGTCTTGTCTGATGCGACGCTGGCGCGTCTTATCAGTCCTACGCAGGAGTAGAACCGTAGGTCGGATAAGGCGTTTACGCCGCATCCGACACGCATTGTCCGATGCCGCAAAGGCATAAAAAGTCGATGGCGTTGAATATTTTTTCAGCGCCATTTTTATTGATGCGCGGGAAGGAAATCCCTACGCAAACGTTTTCTTTTTCTGTTAGAATGCGCCCCGAACAGGATGACAGGGCGTAAAATCGTGGGACACATATGGTCTGGATTGATTACGCCATAATCGCGGTGATTGCTTTTTCTTCTCTGGTTAGCCTGATCCGCGGCTTTGTTCGTGAAGCGTTATCGCTGGTGACATGGGGTTGTGCTTTCTTTGTTGCCAGTCATTACTACACTTACCTGTCAGCCTGGTTTACGGGCTTTGAAGACGAACTGGTTCGAAATGGGATTGCCATTGCGGTACTGTTTATCGCTACCCTGATCGTTGGTGCTATCGTGAACTTCGTGATAGGCCAGCTGGTAGAGAAAACGGGGTTGTCAGGCACCGATCGGGTGCTGGGCGTCTGTTTCGGTGCGTTGCGCGGTGTGTTGATTGTTGCTGCCATTCTCTTCTTTCTCGACTCCTTTACCGGGGTGTCGAAAAGCGAAGACTGGAGCAAATCACAGCTGATCCCGCAGTTCAGTTTTATCATCAGATGGTTTTTTGATTATCTGCAAAGCTCGTCAAGTTTCTTGCCCAGAGCGTAAGTGCTCTGAGATGTGGCTTAACGAGGAAAAAGACGTATGTGCGGTATTGTCGGTATCGCCGGTGTTATGCCGGTTAACCAGTCGATTTATGATGCCTTAACGGTGCTTCAGCATCGCGGTCAGGATGCCGCCGGCATCATCACCATTGATGCCAATAACTGCTTCCGTTTGCGTAAAGCGAACGGGCTGGTGAGCGATGTATTTGAAGCTCGCCATATGCAGCGTTTGCAGGGCAATATGGGCATTGGTCATGTGCGTTACCCCACGGCTGGTAGCTCCAGCGCCTCTGAAGCGCAGCCGTTTTACGTTAACTCCCCGTATGGCATTACTCTTGCCCACAACGGCAATCTGACCAACGCTCACGAGTTGCGTAAAAAACTGTTTGAAGAAAAACGCCGCCACATCAACACCACTTCCGACTCGGAAATTCTGCTTAATATCTTCGCCAGCGAGCTGGACAACTTCCGCCACTACCCACTGGAAGCCGACAACATCTTCGCCGCCATCGCCGCTACAAACCGCTTAATCCGCGGTGCGTATGCCTGTGTGGCGATGATTATCGGCCACGGTATGGTTGCTTTCCGCGATCCTAACGGTATTCGTCCGCTGGTACTGGGGAAACGTGATATTGACGAGAACCGCACAGAATATATGGTCGCTTCCGAAAGCGTTGCGCTCGATACGCTGGGCTTTGAGTTCCTGCGTGATGTCGCCCCAGGCGAGGCGATTTACATCACTGAAGAAGGGCAGTTGTTTACCCGTCAGTGCGCTGACAACCCGGTCAGCAATCCGTGCCTGTTCGAGTATGTTTACTTTGCCCGACCAGACTCGTTCATCGACAAAATTTCCGTTTACAGCGCGCGTGTGAATATGGGCACCAAGCTGGGCGAGAAAATTGCTCGCGAATGGGAAGATCTGGATATCGACGTGGTGATCCCAATTCCGGAAACCTCTTGTGATATCGCGCTGGAAATTGCTCGTATTCTGGGCAAACCGTACCGCCAGGGCTTTGTGAAAAACCGCTATGTTGGCCGCACCTTCATTATGCCGGGTCAGCAGCTGCGTCGTAAGTCCGTGCGCCGTAAACTGAACGCCAACCGCGCTGAATTCCGTGATAAAAACGTCCTGCTGGTCGACGACTCCATCGTCCGTGGCACCACTTCTGAGCAGATTATCGAGATGGCGCGTGAAGCCGGAGCGAAGAAAGTTTACCTCGCTTCTGCGGCACCGGAAATTCGCTTCCCGAACGTTTACGGGATTGATATGCCAAGCGCCACGGAGCTTATCGCCCACGGTCGTGAAGTGGATGAAATTCGCCAGATCATCGGTGCTGATGGTTTGATTTTCCAGGATCTGAATGATCTGATCGAAGCTGTTCGCGCTGAAAACCCGGATATCCAGCAGTTTGAATGCTCGGTGTTCAACGGCGTTTACGTCACCAAAGATGTTGATCAGGGCTACCTCGATTTCCTTGATACTTTACGTAATGACGACGCCAAAGCCGTGCAACGTCAGAACGAAGTGGAAAATCTCGAAATGCATAACGAAGGATAATGACTTCGCTCAGGGTGCCGGTCTGGCACCCTGACTTGCAACTCCTGCCGAAATCCTGCAAAGTCTGCCTGCAAGTCTGACAGGGCAACTATTTATGAAACGACTCATTGTGGGCATCAGCGGTGCCAGCGGCGCGATTTATGGCGTGCGTTTATTACAGGTTCTGCGCGATGTCACAGATATCGAAACGCATCTGGTAATGAGCCAGGCGGCGCGCCAGACCTTATCCCTTGAAACGGATTTCTCCCTGCGTGATGTGCAGGCATTAGCCGATGTCACGCACGATGCGCGCGATATTGCCGCCAGCATCTCTTCCGGTTCTTTCCAGACGTTGGGGATGGTGATTTTACCCTGTTCAATCAAAACCCTGTCCGGCATTGTGCATAGCTATACGGATGGCTTACTGACCCGTGCAGCAGACGTGGTGCTGAAAGAGCGTCGCCCTCTGGTGCTCTGCGTACGTGAAACACCGCTGCACTTAGGCCACCTGCGTTTAATGACTCAGGCGGCGGAAATCGGTGCGGTAATTATGCCTCCCGTTCCGGCATTTTATCATCGCCCACAATCCCTTGATGATGTGATAAATCAGACGGTTAACCGTGTTCTTGACCAGTTTGCGATAAATCTACCCGAAGATCTCTTTGCCCGCTGGCAGGGCGCATAACTCCACTGTTGCCCTGTTTCAGGGCAATTTTGCAACCGCGATCAAATCCTCAACATTTTGTTCCTGCCATTCAATCTAAACGCTGCGATCCAACCGCCATACCTGCTATCTTCAACTTCAGGACAATAATGCAACGTCTTATTAACATATTTAACGTTGAATGTTACTGTTGTCGTCAAGATGGCATAAGACCTGCATGAACGAGCCTGCAAACACACAACACAATACACAACATAAAAAAGCCATTTCACTTGAGGGTTATGTATGAAGAAGTCGATTCTCGCTCTGTCTTTGTTAGTCGGGATTTCCGCAGCAGCTTCCAGCTACGCGGCGCTGCCGGAGACGGTACGTATCGGAACGGATACCACCTATGCACCGTTCTCATCGAAAGATGCCAAAGGTGATTTTGTTGGCTTTGATATCGATCTCGGTAACGAGATGTGCAAACGGATGCAGGTAAAATGTACCTGGGTTGCCAGTGACTTTGACGCGCTGATCCCCTCACTGAAAGCGAAAAAGATCGACGCCATTATTTCGTCGCTCTCCATTACCGATAAACGTCAGCAGGAGATTGCCTTCTCCGACAAACTGTACGCCGCTGACTCTCGTCTGATTGCCGCCAAAGGTTCGCCGATTCAGCCAACGCTGGATTCACTGAAAGGTAAACATGTGGGTGTGCTGCAGGGATCAACCCAGGAAGCTTACGCTAACGAGACCTGGCGTAGCAAAGGCGTGGATGTGGTGGCCTATGCCAACCAGGATTTGGTCTATTCCGATCTGGCTGCAGGACGTCTGGATGCCGCACTGCAGGATGAAGTGGCGGCCAGCGAAGGTTTCCTCAAGCAACCAGCCGGTAAAGAGTTCGCTTTTGCTGGCTCATCAGTGAAAGACAAAAAATACTTCGGTGACGGCACCGGTGTAGGGCTACGTAAAGATGATGCTGAACTGACGGCTGCGTTTAATAAGGCGCTTGGCGAGCTGCGTCAGGATGGCACCTACGACAAGATGGCGAAAAAGTATTTCGACTTTAATGTCTACGGCGATTAATACGCCATGGGAAAAATGCACCAGCTGAGTAATCCAGACTGGTGCAATTCAGATTCTTTGCACTACGATGGTGCAATTAAATGCATACTTAAGCATGTTTAATGCAAAATAATCCGGTCTGCAGGGCAGAAAGTTTTGCCATATTGACCAGTTTAATGGCACGATAACTACGCGATAATCTGAATATATTCCCTATAAAAAGACAGTCAGTTGAGGACAGTTATGAAAAAGTTGGTGTTGTCTCTTTCTCTGGTTCTTGCATTCTCCAGCGTTACGGCGGCCTTTGCGGCTATTCCGCAAAATATTCGCATCGGTACTGACCCGACTTATGCACCGTTTGAATCAAAGAATTCACAGGGTGAATTGGTTGGCTTTGATATCGATCTGGCAAAGGAATTATGCAAACGCATCAATACGCAATGTACGTTTGTCGAAAACCCGCTGGATGCGTTAATCCCGTCCTTAAAAGCGAAGAAGATTGACGCCATCATGTCATCGCTTTCCATTACGGAAAAACGTCAACAGGAAATTGCCTTCACCGACAAACTGTACGCTGCCGACTCTCGTCTGGTAGTGGCGAAAAATTCCGACATTCAGCCGACAGTCGAGTCGCTGAAAGGCAAGCGCGTAGGCGTATTGCAGGGCACCACCCAGGAGACGTTCGGTAACGAACACTGGGCACCAAAAGGCATTGAAATCGTCTCTTATCAGGGGCAGGACAACATTTATTCTGACCTGACTGCCGGACGTATTGATGCCGCATTCCAGGATGAGGTCGCTGCCAGCGAAGGTTTCCTCAAACAACCCGTTGGTAAAGATTACAAATTCGGTGGTCCGTCTGTTAAAGATGAAAAACTGTTTGGCGTAGGGACCGGCATGGGCCTGCGTAAAGAAGATAACGAACTGCGCGAGGCACTGAACAAAGCCTTTGCCGAAATGCGCGCTGACGGTACTTACGAGAAATTAGCGAAAAAGTACTTCGATTTTGATGTTTATGGTGGTTAATCGCCATCGGTGAAAGAAAGCCCGCTCCCTTCGGGTAACCGGAGGGAGACAAGAGGCGGTAATTCACCACACACGACAGGACAGGCAGCATGTTGTATGGGTTTTCAGGTGTTATTTTACAGGGTGCGCTCGTCACGCTGGAGCTGGCGATCAGCTCTGTAGTGCTCGCTGTAATCATCGGTTTAATTGGCGCTGGCGGTAAGCTCTCGCAAAATCGGTTTTCGGGGCTCATTTTTGAAGGGTATACCACGCTGATTCGTGGCGTGCCGGATTTAGTGTTGATGCTGCTGATTTTCTACGGTTTGCAGATTGCACTAAACACGGTGACGGAGGCGATGGGCGTCGGGCAGATTGATATTGATCCGATGGTCGCAGGTATTATCACTCTCGGTTTTATCTACGGTGCTTACTTCACCGAAACGTTCCGTGGCGCGTTTATGGCAGTGCCGAAAGGGCATATAGAGGCGGCGACGGCGTTCGGTTTTACTCGTGGGCAAGTGTTTCGGCGGATCATGTTTCCGGCGATGATGCGTTACGCCCTGCCAGGCATTGGCAACAACTGGCAGGTGATCCTCAAATCTACCGCTCTGGTTTCGTTACTTGGCCTGGAAGATGTGGTCAAAGCCACGCAGCTGGCAGGCAAAAGTACCTGGGAACCGTTCTATTTCGCCATCGTCTGTGGCGTGATTTACCTGGTTTTCACCACCGTTTCCAATGGTGTGCTGCTGTTCCTTGAGCGCCGCTACTCCGTGGGTGTGAAGAGGGCTGACCTGTGATCGAAATCTTACATGAATACTGGAAACCACTGCTGTGGACCGACGGTTATCGCTTTACCGGCGTGGCAATCACCCTGTGGCTGCTGATTTTGTCGGTTGTGATAGGTGGAGTTCTGGCGCTGTTTCTGGCGATTGGTCGCGTCTCCAGCAATAAATACATCCAGTTTCCAATCTGGTTATTTACTTATATTTTTCGCGGTACAC
Coding sequences:
- the hisQ gene encoding histidine ABC transporter permease HisQ, whose product is MLYGFSGVILQGALVTLELAISSVVLAVIIGLIGAGGKLSQNRFSGLIFEGYTTLIRGVPDLVLMLLIFYGLQIALNTVTEAMGVGQIDIDPMVAGIITLGFIYGAYFTETFRGAFMAVPKGHIEAATAFGFTRGQVFRRIMFPAMMRYALPGIGNNWQVILKSTALVSLLGLEDVVKATQLAGKSTWEPFYFAIVCGVIYLVFTTVSNGVLLFLERRYSVGVKRADL
- the ubiX gene encoding flavin prenyltransferase UbiX is translated as MKRLIVGISGASGAIYGVRLLQVLRDVTDIETHLVMSQAARQTLSLETDFSLRDVQALADVTHDARDIAASISSGSFQTLGMVILPCSIKTLSGIVHSYTDGLLTRAADVVLKERRPLVLCVRETPLHLGHLRLMTQAAEIGAVIMPPVPAFYHRPQSLDDVINQTVNRVLDQFAINLPEDLFARWQGA
- the purF gene encoding amidophosphoribosyltransferase, which encodes MCGIVGIAGVMPVNQSIYDALTVLQHRGQDAAGIITIDANNCFRLRKANGLVSDVFEARHMQRLQGNMGIGHVRYPTAGSSSASEAQPFYVNSPYGITLAHNGNLTNAHELRKKLFEEKRRHINTTSDSEILLNIFASELDNFRHYPLEADNIFAAIAATNRLIRGAYACVAMIIGHGMVAFRDPNGIRPLVLGKRDIDENRTEYMVASESVALDTLGFEFLRDVAPGEAIYITEEGQLFTRQCADNPVSNPCLFEYVYFARPDSFIDKISVYSARVNMGTKLGEKIAREWEDLDIDVVIPIPETSCDIALEIARILGKPYRQGFVKNRYVGRTFIMPGQQLRRKSVRRKLNANRAEFRDKNVLLVDDSIVRGTTSEQIIEMAREAGAKKVYLASAAPEIRFPNVYGIDMPSATELIAHGREVDEIRQIIGADGLIFQDLNDLIEAVRAENPDIQQFECSVFNGVYVTKDVDQGYLDFLDTLRNDDAKAVQRQNEVENLEMHNEG
- the argT gene encoding lysine/arginine/ornithine ABC transporter substrate-binding protein ArgT; amino-acid sequence: MKKSILALSLLVGISAAASSYAALPETVRIGTDTTYAPFSSKDAKGDFVGFDIDLGNEMCKRMQVKCTWVASDFDALIPSLKAKKIDAIISSLSITDKRQQEIAFSDKLYAADSRLIAAKGSPIQPTLDSLKGKHVGVLQGSTQEAYANETWRSKGVDVVAYANQDLVYSDLAAGRLDAALQDEVAASEGFLKQPAGKEFAFAGSSVKDKKYFGDGTGVGLRKDDAELTAAFNKALGELRQDGTYDKMAKKYFDFNVYGD
- the hisJ gene encoding histidine ABC transporter substrate-binding protein HisJ; translation: MKKLVLSLSLVLAFSSVTAAFAAIPQNIRIGTDPTYAPFESKNSQGELVGFDIDLAKELCKRINTQCTFVENPLDALIPSLKAKKIDAIMSSLSITEKRQQEIAFTDKLYAADSRLVVAKNSDIQPTVESLKGKRVGVLQGTTQETFGNEHWAPKGIEIVSYQGQDNIYSDLTAGRIDAAFQDEVAASEGFLKQPVGKDYKFGGPSVKDEKLFGVGTGMGLRKEDNELREALNKAFAEMRADGTYEKLAKKYFDFDVYGG